The proteins below are encoded in one region of Clostridium pasteurianum DSM 525 = ATCC 6013:
- a CDS encoding ECF transporter S component encodes MNNNSRNLVRGGLFLAIAIVFQLIGRTYPEVSQVFVGPAVNAVLLLAASICGLWIGLGIGILTPILAFILGQLPAPFGPFIPFIIIGNSIFIILYYNFSKINKFGQVLGVIIGAVAKFLFLYLCATKIILALKIITNPKIITKLSTAMGFLQLITALVGGIAAIILLSLLKSRKQLY; translated from the coding sequence ATGAATAATAATTCTAGAAACCTTGTAAGAGGTGGTTTATTTTTAGCAATAGCAATAGTATTTCAACTTATTGGCAGAACTTATCCTGAAGTAAGTCAAGTTTTCGTAGGCCCTGCTGTAAATGCAGTTTTATTACTGGCAGCCTCAATATGCGGTTTATGGATTGGACTCGGAATAGGTATACTTACTCCAATTCTGGCATTTATATTAGGACAACTGCCAGCTCCTTTCGGTCCTTTTATTCCATTTATAATAATAGGAAACTCCATATTTATTATATTGTATTATAATTTTAGCAAGATAAACAAATTCGGACAAGTTTTAGGGGTAATAATAGGCGCGGTAGCTAAATTTTTGTTCTTATATTTATGTGCTACAAAAATTATACTAGCTTTAAAGATCATAACAAATCCTAAAATAATTACTAAGCTTTCTACTGCCATGGGATTTTTACAACTAATAACTGCCTTAGTTGGAGGCATAGCTGCAATTATACTTTTATCACTTTTAAAAAGTAGAAAACAACTTTACTGA
- a CDS encoding response regulator transcription factor: MRILLAEDEKELSNALVVILKHNNYSVDAVYDGEDALNYAFCENYDLLILDIMMPKMSGLEVLEKLREKGVCVPVLMLTAKAEIEDRIVGLDKGADDYLSKPFAMGELLARIRAVTRRKSEFTPNLIEMGNINLNKENYELSNEKSSLRLGNKEFQMLEMLMNNPKRMISAEQFMERIWGYDSEAEMNVVWVYISYLRKKLESLDANVKIKAIRGLGYTLEAK; the protein is encoded by the coding sequence ATGAGAATTTTACTTGCAGAAGATGAAAAAGAATTGTCAAATGCCTTGGTTGTCATTTTAAAACATAATAACTATTCAGTGGATGCTGTGTACGATGGGGAAGATGCACTTAATTATGCATTTTGTGAGAATTATGATTTACTTATTTTAGATATTATGATGCCTAAGATGAGCGGACTTGAGGTGTTAGAAAAATTAAGAGAAAAAGGAGTTTGTGTACCGGTTTTAATGCTTACTGCAAAAGCTGAAATTGAAGATCGAATTGTTGGATTAGATAAGGGGGCAGATGATTACTTAAGTAAGCCTTTTGCTATGGGGGAACTGCTGGCCAGAATTCGTGCTGTTACAAGACGAAAGTCTGAGTTTACACCAAATTTAATTGAAATGGGCAATATCAACCTTAACAAAGAAAACTATGAACTATCAAATGAAAAATCATCACTAAGACTTGGTAATAAGGAATTTCAGATGCTTGAGATGTTAATGAATAATCCAAAACGTATGATTTCTGCGGAACAGTTTATGGAACGAATTTGGGGATATGATTCAGAAGCAGAAATGAATGTGGTATGGGTATACATATCTTATTTGCGTAAAAAGCTGGAATCTTTAGATGCTAATGTGAAAATTAAGGCAATAAGAGGTCTTGGATATACATTAGAGGCAAAATAA
- a CDS encoding HD domain-containing protein, with protein sequence MSLITFEDIKNNKEFKTYIEAGDKHLGIKGFTKHDFGHVTKVAETAGDILKNLGYSKREIELAKIASYIHDIGNMVSRQEHAQTGACISFNILSRLGVEPEEIAIIVSSIGNHDEEEGCPVNPVSAALILGDKTDVRRSRVRNTDFATFDIHDRVNYAVEEGTVKIDGGNRDIDLVLTIDTSICPLIDYFEIFLSRMLLCRKAADFLNSKFNLIINGTKML encoded by the coding sequence GTGTCATTAATAACATTTGAGGACATAAAAAACAATAAGGAATTTAAAACTTATATAGAAGCAGGTGATAAACATCTAGGTATAAAAGGATTCACTAAGCATGATTTTGGTCATGTAACAAAGGTGGCAGAAACAGCAGGTGATATATTAAAAAACTTAGGTTATAGTAAAAGAGAAATAGAACTTGCTAAAATTGCATCATATATTCATGACATTGGTAATATGGTAAGTAGACAAGAACATGCACAAACTGGAGCGTGTATTTCCTTTAATATTTTATCTAGACTTGGTGTGGAACCAGAAGAAATAGCTATTATAGTATCTTCTATTGGAAATCATGATGAAGAAGAAGGATGTCCTGTAAATCCAGTTTCAGCAGCATTAATATTAGGTGATAAAACTGATGTGAGAAGATCAAGAGTAAGAAATACGGATTTTGCAACCTTTGACATACATGATAGAGTAAATTATGCTGTAGAAGAAGGAACTGTAAAGATAGATGGGGGAAATAGAGACATTGATTTAGTGTTAACAATAGATACTTCTATATGTCCTTTAATAGATTATTTTGAGATATTCCTTAGCCGTATGCTGCTTTGTAGAAAAGCAGCGGATTTTTTAAATAGTAAATTTAATCTAATAATTAATGGAACAAAAATGTTATAA
- a CDS encoding HutD family protein yields the protein MKYNVELLRQENYKPTFWSGGMATELTTYPINSDYASKNFLWRLGVAKIDIPESTFSSLPKISRKFMVIEGKITLDHENKYKKPLNSFEQDNFMGDWKTKTYGKASVFNLMTRENYNGELLHLNISPSRHLKFQYKTPLNKDLAAICFYTVNGGFNSTINDKVFETVKNDLILINCVNSSYTHEFMLSNNTSEITNIIVSIIYRN from the coding sequence ATGAAATATAATGTAGAATTACTAAGGCAAGAAAATTATAAGCCAACATTTTGGTCTGGAGGCATGGCTACGGAACTGACAACATATCCCATAAATTCTGATTATGCCAGTAAAAACTTTTTATGGAGGTTGGGAGTTGCTAAAATTGATATACCAGAATCTACTTTTAGTAGTCTACCAAAAATTTCACGTAAATTTATGGTTATAGAAGGAAAAATAACTCTCGACCATGAAAATAAGTACAAGAAACCACTTAACTCCTTTGAGCAAGACAACTTTATGGGCGATTGGAAAACTAAAACTTATGGTAAAGCTTCTGTTTTTAATTTAATGACAAGAGAAAATTATAATGGTGAATTACTTCATCTTAATATTAGTCCTAGCAGACATCTTAAATTCCAATATAAAACTCCATTAAATAAAGATTTAGCAGCAATTTGTTTTTACACTGTAAATGGTGGATTTAATTCTACTATTAATGATAAAGTTTTTGAAACTGTTAAAAATGATTTGATTTTAATTAACTGTGTAAATTCAAGCTATACTCATGAATTTATGCTTTCTAACAATACTTCAGAAATTACTAATATAATAGTAAGCATAATTTATCGTAATTAA
- a CDS encoding ATP-binding cassette domain-containing protein, protein MKTPVLKITNLEKRYKHQVALESTNLELYQGEICAIIGKNGAGKSTLFKMIAEETFPTKGEITLFGEPYGKHNARERMGVMIETNVFFDNFNAAQNLEYYRLQRGIPEKAIIGKVLNRIGLAEHQRKKFSEYSLGMKQRLSLALALLSSPDFLLLDEPINGLDVEGMVEMRQLFLKLNQEHQITILISSHILSELQSIATRFVFLNKGKVIQDLSRKKLLGMSQQFILLRVNDAKKACFILENNFVDINYKVLASQQLEIYNYIADRQKINRLLNEGNVDILEMTVKSKNLEEYFLGLVGGNNNVESH, encoded by the coding sequence ATGAAAACGCCAGTTTTAAAAATAACTAATTTAGAGAAAAGGTATAAGCATCAAGTTGCCTTAGAAAGTACTAATCTTGAACTATATCAAGGAGAAATATGTGCCATTATTGGGAAAAACGGTGCCGGTAAATCAACCTTATTCAAGATGATTGCTGAAGAAACATTTCCTACAAAAGGTGAGATTACTTTGTTTGGTGAGCCCTATGGGAAACATAATGCTCGTGAACGAATGGGTGTCATGATTGAAACTAATGTATTTTTTGACAACTTTAATGCCGCACAGAATTTAGAGTACTATCGTTTGCAACGGGGAATTCCTGAAAAAGCAATAATCGGAAAGGTATTAAATAGGATAGGACTTGCAGAACATCAGCGAAAGAAATTTTCCGAATATTCATTGGGGATGAAACAAAGGTTATCACTAGCTTTGGCTTTATTATCCTCTCCAGATTTTTTGCTTTTGGATGAGCCAATCAATGGTTTGGATGTTGAAGGAATGGTTGAAATGCGCCAACTATTTCTTAAGTTGAATCAAGAACATCAAATTACAATTTTAATTTCAAGTCACATTTTATCTGAGCTGCAATCCATCGCCACACGTTTTGTTTTTCTAAATAAAGGTAAAGTTATTCAAGATTTATCTCGCAAAAAATTATTGGGAATGAGTCAACAGTTTATACTCCTTCGTGTAAATGATGCTAAGAAAGCTTGCTTTATACTAGAAAATAATTTTGTAGATATCAACTATAAAGTTTTAGCCAGTCAACAATTGGAGATTTACAATTATATTGCGGACCGGCAAAAAATTAATCGGCTTTTAAATGAAGGTAATGTAGATATTTTAGAAATGACAGTTAAAAGTAAGAACTTAGAAGAATATTTCTTAGGTTTGGTAGGAGGCAATAATAATGTTGAATCTCATTAG
- a CDS encoding DUF2200 domain-containing protein, giving the protein MERTRIYTMSFSNIYGLYIQKVEKKGRTKNEVNEIIFWLTGYDRDSLQQQINNEVNLETFFKQAPHINPNVSLIKGVICGYRVEEIEDELMRQIRYLDKLIDELAKGKTMEKILRK; this is encoded by the coding sequence ATGGAGAGAACACGCATTTATACAATGTCTTTTTCAAATATCTATGGACTTTATATACAAAAAGTAGAGAAAAAAGGAAGAACAAAAAATGAAGTAAATGAAATCATTTTTTGGCTTACCGGTTATGATAGAGATTCATTACAACAACAAATAAATAATGAAGTGAATTTAGAAACATTCTTTAAGCAAGCACCTCATATTAATCCGAATGTTTCACTCATCAAAGGCGTTATTTGTGGATATCGGGTGGAAGAAATAGAAGATGAATTAATGCGACAAATTAGGTATTTAGATAAATTAATTGATGAGTTAGCTAAAGGTAAAACAATGGAGAAAATATTAAGAAAATAA
- a CDS encoding UPF0158 family protein has protein sequence MKKVKIEDVLQAIELANDEGNYYYNKVTGKIIYIDDEARRMAEDYDEDDLEELLEWQRDDVEAAIDVEENWDNYISLPSKFDINEYNIMVQFCYSLDNDKTSNKLLNALSGKGAFRRFKDAAIRFNVEKKWYKFKDDKFKKIALDWCSDNGLEINR, from the coding sequence ATGAAAAAAGTTAAAATAGAAGATGTATTACAAGCAATAGAATTAGCTAATGATGAGGGAAACTATTATTATAATAAGGTTACAGGTAAAATTATTTATATAGATGATGAGGCAAGAAGAATGGCTGAGGATTATGATGAAGATGATTTAGAGGAGCTACTAGAATGGCAGCGAGATGATGTTGAAGCTGCCATTGACGTGGAAGAAAATTGGGATAATTATATTTCTTTGCCATCCAAGTTTGATATTAATGAGTATAATATTATGGTTCAATTTTGTTATTCCTTAGATAATGATAAAACATCCAATAAGCTATTAAATGCATTAAGTGGAAAGGGAGCTTTTAGGAGATTTAAGGATGCAGCCATAAGATTTAATGTAGAAAAGAAATGGTACAAATTTAAGGATGATAAATTCAAGAAAATTGCATTAGATTGGTGTAGTGATAATGGATTAGAAATTAATAGATAA
- a CDS encoding response regulator transcription factor, which yields MCIDNVLLDIGSGKTVFKEVRDLKQVEIMIVEDDNDINKILELIVKEQGYKATCCFSGTEAQLRLQQQSFNLILLDIMLPGLTGEELLQEIRKQSFIPVIVISAKSMIEDKVNLLSLGADDYMVKPFAHEEVAARIEVQLRKNYLQQREEYLTWKKLTLDESQHRVVVQKSELNLTNVEFDILRIMLKRPKQVFSKAKLYELLWNDVYQGNDNSISVHVSNIRKKIAAITDEEYIKTIWGIGFSLV from the coding sequence ATGTGTATTGATAACGTACTTTTAGATATAGGATCAGGAAAAACTGTATTTAAAGAGGTGAGGGATTTGAAACAAGTAGAAATAATGATTGTAGAAGACGATAATGATATCAATAAAATCTTGGAATTAATTGTCAAAGAACAAGGATACAAAGCCACTTGCTGTTTTTCTGGTACAGAAGCTCAACTAAGACTTCAACAGCAATCTTTTAATCTAATTTTATTAGATATCATGTTACCGGGATTAACCGGAGAAGAATTGCTGCAGGAGATTAGAAAACAATCATTTATTCCGGTTATTGTTATTTCTGCAAAAAGTATGATTGAAGATAAAGTTAATTTGCTAAGTTTAGGTGCAGATGATTATATGGTTAAACCTTTTGCTCATGAAGAAGTTGCTGCACGAATTGAAGTTCAACTACGTAAAAATTATTTACAACAAAGAGAGGAATATTTAACTTGGAAAAAATTAACTTTAGATGAAAGTCAGCATAGGGTAGTGGTTCAAAAATCGGAATTAAATCTCACCAATGTTGAATTTGATATTTTGAGGATTATGTTGAAACGCCCCAAACAAGTATTTTCCAAAGCTAAACTATATGAACTGCTATGGAATGATGTTTACCAAGGAAATGACAATAGTATAAGTGTCCATGTCTCCAATATTCGTAAAAAAATTGCTGCTATTACCGATGAAGAATATATCAAAACTATTTGGGGAATCGGCTTTTCATTAGTTTAG
- a CDS encoding GTP pyrophosphokinase translates to MQQFKYDIKCETPSPEQEFYKEAYVLLEGAIIEVISRLNIIRKYKAINQYEDPIEHYKARIKSAKSIKEKLKRKNLHVTVESALGQIHDAAGIRVVCTFLDDIYWIANMLRNQKDIKVVKEKDYIKSPKPNGYRSYHMILQVPIHLENRIEKVYCELQIRTIAMDCWASLEHQLKYKKNIPNDKMIIGELKRCSDEIASTDLNFQTIHDMITQIEYRGEENTDENFTCRR, encoded by the coding sequence ATGCAACAGTTTAAATATGACATTAAATGTGAAACACCTTCACCAGAACAGGAATTCTATAAGGAAGCTTATGTGCTGTTAGAAGGAGCAATTATTGAAGTGATTTCAAGACTAAATATTATTCGAAAATATAAAGCAATTAATCAATATGAAGATCCTATAGAACATTATAAAGCAAGAATTAAATCAGCTAAAAGTATAAAAGAAAAATTAAAAAGAAAAAATCTTCATGTTACTGTGGAGAGTGCTCTAGGCCAAATTCATGATGCAGCGGGAATTCGTGTTGTTTGTACATTTTTAGATGATATTTATTGGATTGCAAATATGCTGAGAAACCAGAAGGATATTAAAGTTGTTAAAGAAAAGGATTATATTAAAAGTCCCAAACCTAATGGATATCGCAGTTATCATATGATTTTACAAGTTCCGATACATTTAGAAAATCGAATTGAAAAAGTATACTGTGAACTTCAAATACGTACCATTGCAATGGATTGCTGGGCAAGTTTAGAACACCAGTTAAAATATAAGAAAAATATTCCTAATGATAAGATGATTATTGGTGAATTAAAACGATGTTCAGATGAAATTGCTTCAACAGATTTGAACTTTCAGACCATTCACGATATGATAACACAAATAGAATATAGAGGTGAAGAAAATACAGATGAGAATTTTACTTGCAGAAGATGA
- a CDS encoding sensor histidine kinase has protein sequence MIKKLQRRFIMITMGSLALVIFILLGSINMVNLYQMDHKVNGAINILSQNQGKFPKYENRIESRSEYRFGFAMNPETQFETRYFIIKVNKDGSVIETDTTHIAAVNSHNAIGYANKVLSSSKKSGYEGTYKYAVLDEPYGYMFIFVDCRIQIQQVVSFLVISCSVALVTFFIVFILLYIFSKKAIKPIIESIKKQKQFITDAGHEIKTPLAIILANAEVLEMTSGKNEWITSIRNQTNRLDKLVKNLLMLSKMNEDNVKLQFSDFDLSNAVIETAFPFEIIAEKNNKKLIMDIQHELKLHGDEGSIRQLVSTLVDNAMKYSNEEGTIKICLSAVKKGVKIEVYNTTDKIDKRNLDKLFDRFYRVDSSRSRETGGYGIGLSIAKSIVEMHHGKILVKSEDEKSICFTVLI, from the coding sequence ATGATTAAAAAATTACAGAGAAGATTTATTATGATTACAATGGGATCACTGGCTTTAGTTATATTTATTCTCCTTGGTTCGATTAATATGGTTAATCTTTATCAGATGGATCACAAAGTAAATGGTGCTATTAATATTCTTTCACAAAATCAAGGTAAGTTTCCAAAGTATGAAAATAGAATAGAGTCACGCAGTGAGTACAGATTTGGCTTTGCAATGAATCCTGAAACCCAGTTTGAAACACGATATTTTATAATAAAGGTTAACAAAGATGGCAGTGTTATAGAAACTGATACAACCCATATTGCTGCTGTTAATTCGCATAATGCAATAGGATATGCCAATAAAGTATTGAGTAGTAGCAAAAAAAGTGGATATGAAGGTACCTATAAATATGCTGTATTAGATGAACCCTATGGTTACATGTTTATATTTGTAGATTGCAGAATTCAGATTCAGCAGGTTGTTTCATTCTTAGTGATTTCCTGTAGCGTTGCATTAGTTACATTTTTCATTGTATTTATACTTTTATATATTTTTTCCAAAAAAGCAATTAAACCAATTATTGAAAGTATAAAGAAGCAAAAGCAGTTTATTACAGATGCAGGGCATGAGATTAAGACGCCACTTGCAATTATCTTAGCTAATGCAGAGGTACTTGAGATGACTTCTGGTAAAAATGAATGGATTACAAGTATTCGAAATCAGACCAATCGTCTTGATAAGCTTGTAAAAAATCTTTTGATGCTTTCTAAAATGAATGAAGATAATGTAAAACTGCAATTTTCTGATTTTGATTTAAGTAATGCAGTTATTGAAACAGCATTTCCATTTGAAATCATTGCAGAAAAGAATAACAAAAAACTTATAATGGATATTCAGCATGAATTAAAACTTCATGGAGATGAAGGCAGTATACGTCAGCTTGTGTCTACTCTTGTTGATAATGCCATGAAATATTCTAATGAGGAGGGAACCATAAAAATTTGTTTATCTGCTGTAAAAAAAGGAGTAAAAATAGAAGTATACAATACTACAGATAAAATTGATAAAAGAAATTTAGACAAACTATTTGATAGATTTTATCGAGTGGATTCTTCAAGATCTAGAGAAACTGGAGGATATGGAATTGGACTTTCAATTGCCAAGTCAATTGTAGAAATGCATCATGGAAAGATTTTAGTAAAAAGTGAGGATGAAAAATCCATTTGTTTTACTGTTCTAATATAA
- a CDS encoding tRNA dihydrouridine synthase produces MKYYLAPMEGITGYIYRNTYEKNFNNIDKYFTPFIVSNKSTSLKTKELRDVLPENNKGMNIVPQILTNDSEGFINTSRKLQQLGYNEVNLNLGCPSGTVVSKNRGSGFLAKREELDIFLDKIFKIDDMKISIKTRIGKDSPEEFYDLIKIYNKYPLEELIIHPRIQKDFYGNNPNLQIFKDALSLSINPVCYNGDIFTVEDHNKLIKAFPEVNTVMLGRGIIANPGLINEIKNNTFVDKIVLKDFHDEILNKYIELFNEDRNAILRMKELWGYTICLFADNKKYAKKIKKSQNLRDYNEAVLSLFREQEIIKTNYLGKNKTVIFNGK; encoded by the coding sequence ATGAAATACTATTTAGCACCAATGGAAGGGATTACAGGATACATATATAGAAATACTTATGAAAAAAATTTTAATAATATTGATAAATACTTTACACCTTTTATTGTTTCAAATAAAAGTACAAGTCTTAAAACTAAAGAATTAAGAGATGTTTTACCTGAAAATAATAAAGGGATGAATATAGTTCCTCAAATACTTACTAATGATTCAGAAGGTTTTATTAATACTTCTAGAAAATTACAACAATTAGGCTATAATGAGGTTAATTTAAATTTAGGATGTCCTTCTGGAACTGTTGTTTCAAAAAATAGAGGCTCAGGGTTCCTAGCCAAAAGAGAAGAACTTGATATATTTTTAGATAAAATATTTAAAATAGATGATATGAAAATTTCTATAAAAACTAGAATAGGAAAAGATAGTCCAGAAGAATTTTATGATCTAATAAAAATTTATAATAAATATCCTTTAGAAGAATTAATTATACATCCAAGAATACAAAAAGATTTTTATGGAAATAATCCTAATTTACAGATATTTAAAGATGCATTATCCTTAAGCATTAATCCAGTATGTTATAATGGGGATATTTTCACTGTTGAGGATCATAATAAATTGATAAAAGCTTTTCCAGAAGTAAATACAGTAATGCTGGGAAGAGGGATAATAGCCAATCCAGGGTTAATTAATGAAATTAAAAATAATACTTTTGTAGATAAAATAGTATTAAAAGATTTTCATGATGAAATTTTAAATAAATATATAGAATTATTTAATGAAGATAGAAATGCAATATTAAGAATGAAAGAACTATGGGGATATACGATTTGCTTATTTGCGGATAATAAAAAATATGCTAAAAAAATAAAGAAGTCACAAAATTTGAGGGATTATAATGAAGCTGTCTTAAGTTTATTTAGGGAGCAGGAAATTATAAAAACTAATTATTTAGGCAAAAATAAAACTGTAATATTCAATGGTAAATAG
- a CDS encoding GMC family oxidoreductase, whose translation MNCKKKVVVFVKNQYPENDIFDYIVIGAGTAGGIIAKKLTDDKRISVLVLEAGTNMTNSSPSIEIADILANDNKLSFNALSNIEQEVGRQLKLSGGRVIGGSSQHNYMTSVRGSRNLYDEWARLVGRQWSYENVRSLFIQNETYTGNTQNSRERGTKGPIYVRQQKIPNNGLIATLTEATSEVLSIPIVEDYNTGIRNCTSFKAQYIQQEVDGKYVRSSTASGYLNENIVTQGDQFQPDEFGIGLRKLTIFAKTTVNKILFKQKNGNNIAVGVEFVRDGESQRAFAQKGVIVSAGLFSSVILQRSGIGRSSDLAEAGISTLVESPNVGYNFKTHYYVGMGVEVETNRLLQVLSADPDIPLTLGAFKKDEGPGRRLQLVGLPVPFFVPIQDVFINGWQFDPAKQSNIMSIAILDLNSKSKGTIIAAHSDPEAYPSIRFNALDNTDDLNFIVDQYIETYNIMMKARELDPDGIYNVVYPPENIFQLADEEEKRQQLAAYARASYNNFSHFGGHCKMGRNISEGVVDGFLNVFGTKKLKVADLSVAPILPDGNTSTASQMIGLNAVRFIRENIPICGPLDDK comes from the coding sequence ATGAATTGTAAAAAAAAGGTAGTGGTATTTGTGAAAAATCAGTATCCTGAAAATGATATTTTTGATTATATAGTTATTGGAGCTGGAACAGCTGGAGGAATAATCGCCAAAAAATTAACCGATGATAAAAGGATTTCTGTTCTTGTTCTTGAAGCAGGAACAAATATGACAAACAGTAGTCCTTCTATTGAAATAGCAGACATTTTAGCTAATGATAATAAACTTTCTTTTAATGCTCTGTCTAATATAGAACAAGAGGTTGGTCGTCAGCTTAAATTATCTGGTGGAAGAGTAATTGGAGGCAGCTCACAGCATAATTATATGACTTCAGTAAGAGGAAGTCGTAACCTTTATGATGAGTGGGCAAGGCTTGTTGGAAGGCAATGGAGTTATGAGAATGTACGTTCCTTATTTATACAGAATGAAACCTACACGGGAAATACACAAAATTCCAGAGAACGTGGAACAAAAGGTCCCATCTATGTTAGACAGCAAAAGATTCCTAATAATGGACTTATCGCCACTTTGACTGAAGCAACGTCAGAAGTTTTGAGTATCCCAATTGTTGAAGATTATAATACAGGCATAAGGAATTGTACGAGTTTCAAAGCACAATATATCCAGCAAGAAGTTGATGGGAAGTATGTTCGTTCATCTACTGCAAGCGGCTATTTAAATGAAAATATTGTAACACAAGGAGATCAATTCCAACCGGATGAGTTTGGAATTGGACTGAGAAAGTTGACTATTTTTGCAAAAACAACAGTAAATAAGATTTTATTTAAACAAAAAAATGGGAATAATATTGCTGTTGGCGTGGAGTTTGTCAGAGATGGTGAGTCCCAAAGGGCTTTTGCACAAAAAGGAGTTATTGTTTCTGCAGGTCTTTTCTCATCGGTGATTTTACAGCGTTCAGGAATAGGAAGATCCTCGGATCTTGCCGAAGCAGGGATATCAACATTGGTTGAGAGCCCTAATGTTGGTTACAATTTTAAAACTCATTATTATGTTGGAATGGGGGTAGAAGTAGAAACAAATCGACTACTGCAGGTATTGTCTGCAGACCCTGACATACCATTAACTCTAGGTGCTTTTAAAAAGGATGAAGGACCTGGCCGTCGGCTTCAATTAGTAGGTCTTCCAGTTCCATTTTTTGTTCCAATTCAAGATGTATTCATTAATGGTTGGCAATTTGATCCTGCAAAACAGAGCAATATAATGAGTATTGCAATTTTGGACCTGAACTCAAAAAGTAAAGGAACAATTATAGCTGCACACAGTGATCCTGAAGCTTATCCTTCCATTAGGTTCAATGCTTTAGATAATACTGATGACTTAAATTTTATAGTGGACCAATATATTGAGACTTATAATATTATGATGAAAGCCCGAGAACTAGACCCTGATGGCATTTATAACGTTGTCTATCCTCCTGAAAATATATTCCAATTAGCAGATGAAGAAGAAAAGCGACAACAGCTTGCTGCTTATGCTAGAGCCTCCTACAATAATTTTTCTCATTTTGGCGGGCATTGTAAAATGGGAAGAAATATTAGTGAAGGAGTTGTTGACGGATTTCTGAATGTATTTGGAACTAAAAAGCTTAAAGTAGCTGATCTTTCTGTGGCGCCTATTTTACCAGATGGTAATACTTCCACAGCATCTCAGATGATAGGATTAAACGCAGTACGATTTATCCGAGAAAATATTCCAATTTGTGGTCCACTGGATGATAAGTAA
- a CDS encoding B12-binding domain-containing radical SAM protein, producing the protein MRTRTPNNVIEDIKQSIAFHEHSIIPRMSRVLWLSDDNFFADRDWAVSVLNAIIESDIKYYFTIQARYEVGFDDEMLDLLKKAGFIEVAMGIEFLEDKSFEEYHKKSSYTEIVRSVQNIQKHGLNVRGLFIVGADNHTKGVGDRLANFVLEHNIHGILIQSMYFVPGTPVYEANKNRLLHKNWAKYNGNVVHYPQNITPYDLQEEIIHAIDRIYSAKRLFHALLHEKWIHKVLFIGEYFWQKSVRANLKQELPYLKNLEIGVK; encoded by the coding sequence GTGCGAACCAGAACACCAAATAATGTAATAGAGGATATTAAACAATCAATCGCATTTCATGAACATAGTATTATTCCACGTATGAGCCGAGTTCTTTGGCTGTCCGATGATAACTTTTTTGCAGATAGGGATTGGGCTGTATCGGTGCTTAATGCCATTATAGAATCTGACATTAAATATTATTTTACAATACAGGCAAGATATGAAGTTGGTTTTGATGATGAAATGTTGGACTTATTAAAAAAAGCTGGATTCATTGAGGTTGCCATGGGAATTGAGTTTTTGGAAGATAAATCCTTTGAAGAATATCACAAAAAGAGCAGTTATACGGAAATAGTACGTTCTGTTCAAAACATTCAGAAACATGGGTTGAATGTTCGAGGCCTTTTTATTGTAGGTGCTGACAACCATACAAAAGGTGTAGGTGATAGACTTGCCAATTTTGTACTGGAACATAATATCCATGGCATACTAATTCAATCAATGTATTTTGTTCCCGGAACACCAGTATACGAAGCCAATAAGAATCGACTACTTCATAAAAACTGGGCCAAATACAATGGGAACGTGGTGCATTATCCGCAAAACATTACCCCCTATGATTTACAGGAAGAAATTATTCATGCCATTGATAGAATATATTCTGCAAAAAGATTGTTCCATGCACTGCTTCATGAGAAATGGATCCATAAGGTGCTGTTTATTGGAGAATATTTTTGGCAAAAAAGTGTACGTGCTAACTTGAAACAGGAACTGCCTTACCTAAAAAATCTCGAAATAGGTGTAAAATAA